A window of the Planococcus citri chromosome 4, ihPlaCitr1.1, whole genome shotgun sequence genome harbors these coding sequences:
- the sqh gene encoding myosin regulatory light chain sqh: MSNRKAAGRRGNTKKRAQRATSNVFAMFDQAQIQEFKEAFNMIDQNRDGFIDKEDLHDMLASLGKNPTDDYLEGMMNEAPGPINFTMFLTLFGERLQGTDPEDVIKNAFACFDEDNTGYINEERLRELLISMGDRFTDEDVDEMFREAPIKNGMFDYVEFTRILKHGAKDKDEQ; the protein is encoded by the exons ATGTCTAATCGTAAGGCTGCCGGACGCCGAGGCAACACAAAGAAGCGAGCCCAAAGGGCCACTTCTAATGTGTTCGCCATGTTCGATCAAGCCCAGATACAAGAGTTCAAAGAGGCTTTCAACATGATCGATCAAAATCGCGATGGATTCATCGATAAAGAAGATCTACACGATATGCTAGCTTCATTAG GTAAAAACCCAACCGACGATTATCTCGAAGGAATGATGAACGAAGCTCCGGGTCCGATAAATTTCACCATGTTTTTAACCCTGTTTGGTGAACGGTTACAAGGCACCGATCCTGAGGACGTGATTAAAAACGCTTTCGCTTGCTTCGATGAAGATAATACCGGATACATAAACGAAGAACGTTTACGAGAATTACTCATTTCGATGGGTGATCGATTCACCGACGAAGAT GTTGACGAAATGTTCAGAGAAGCTCCGATTAAAAATGGAATGTTCGATTACGTTGAATTCACTCGTATCTTGAAACACGGAGCGAAAGATAAAGATGAACAATAA
- the Sf3a1 gene encoding splicing factor 3A subunit 1, translating into MPSVDVPVPVAPAPENPEPPKESAPATLPVIGIIYPPPEYRNIVDKTANFVSRNGPEFESKIKKNEQGNPKFSFLNTGDPYHAYYLHKVKEFKEGRGQDGQSGTDGQKSVTSATHAKQQELLSKVQIIEQPFVPKDPPPEFEFICDPPSISALDLDIVKLTAQFVARNGRNFLTTLMNKEQRNYQFDFLRPQHSLFQYFTKLLEQYTKVLIPPKDLTNKLREESTHPQVVLDQVKYRADWQRHQEAQKRKEEMIIEKERIAYAQIDWHDFVVVETVDYQMSEIGNFPPPTTPEEVGARVLMQDRQTSKRNGDDDDGNDDNEMQIGSDDEMMDRSGRQRIDMESSGDESEDEAESLQRRLEETKSREGKDNTQVEDMEEESSSDSEGEENEIRMPPLPIDKKQFGVPAPHLPPLPPAPDKVIVKKGYDPKQATKQIQKQTADELISPLTGTKIPASKVQEHMRIGLLDPRWVEQRDKHIQEKINQESVFAPGTAIEASLKQLAERRTDIFGVGDEETAIGKKIGEEDVRKDDKITWDGHTSSVEAATRAARANITIEDQIHQIHKVKGLLPDEEKEKIGPKPVVSEAFISKGPVVIAAPHVSKTPLIGTLPNAVAPPPMPKPQNITAAPPMPPQNRPLPPPPPPGILPTPAAPVMLIPGGVPQMQARPPLMGEYVPQHQQGFQMMAPGGNPVPQAYITPQPPMGAPPIQPGMKHPLDKPEEEPLVKKPRTEESLEPERVFLEKFLAQGPVKFKVVLPSMPDKAEWKLNGQIIELSMPLTDSIAVIKTEIHKLTSMPTGKQKLNWEGLFLKDANSLAYYNITPATVLQLQLKERGGRKK; encoded by the exons ATGCCATCGGTCGACGTCCCTGTACCTGTGGCTCCGGCGCCGGAAAACCCAGAACCTCCTAAGGAATCAGCTCCGGCAACGCTTCCAGTCATCGGAATCATCTATCCGCCTCCCGAATACAGAA ATATCGTTGACAAAACTGCTAATTTCGTTTCTAGAAATGGACCCGAATTTGAGTCTAAGATTAAGAAAAATGAGCAAGGTAATCCCAAGTTCAGCTTTCTCAACACCGGAGACCCTTATCACGCGTACTATCTGCATAAAGTCAAGGAGTTCAAGGAAGGTAGAG GTCAAGATGGTCAAAGTGGCACCGACGGTCAGAAAAGTGTAACATCGGCAACTCACGCCAAACAACAAGAACTTCTATCCAAAGTTCAAATAATAGAACAACCATTCGTACCGAAAGATCCTCCTCCTGAATTTGAGTTCATTTGCGATCCTCCTAGCATTTCAGCTCTCGATTT AGATATTGTTAAATTGACAGCTCAATTCGTGGCTCGAAACGGTCGTAATTTTCTAACAACGTTGATGAATAAAGAACAGCGAAATTATCAGTTCGATTTTTTAAGACCTCAGCATagtttatttcaatatttcaccAAGTTGCTGGAACAATACACtaag GTTTTAATTCCTCCTAAAGATCTAACGAATAAATTACGCGAAGAAAGCACTCATCCTCAAGTAGTCTTAGACCAAGTGAAATACAGAGCGGACTGGCAACGTCATCAAGAAGCTCaaaaacgaaaagaagaaaTGATCATCGAGAAAGAAAGAA TCGCTTATGCTCAAATCGATTGGCACgatttcgtcgtcgtcgaaacAGTCGATTACCAGATGAGTGAAATTGGTAATTTCCCTCCTCCCACCACACCTGAAGAAGTAGGTGCCCGAGTCCTAATGCAGGATAGACAAACGTCGAAAAGAAATGGAGACGATGACGATGGCAACGATGATAACGAGATGCAGATTGGAAGCGATGATGAAATGATGGATAGATCGGGTCGGCAAAGAATCGATATGGAATCGAGTGGCGATGAGAGTGAAGATGAAGCTGAAAGCTTGCAGAGGAGATTGGAGGAGACGAAATCCAGGGAGGGCAAAGATAATACGCAG GTCGAAGATATGGAAGAAGAATCTTCCAGTGACAGTGAaggagaagaaaatgaaattagaatGCCACCTTTACCCATTGATAAGAAACAATTCGGTGTTCCTGCTCCGCATCTTCCTCCTCTTCCACCTGCTCCTGATAAAGTTATCGTTAAAAAGGGATACGATCCTAAACAAG CTACGAAACAAATCCAAAAACAGACAGCGGATGAACTCATTTCTCCCCTTACTGGTACCAAAATTCCGGCCAGTAAAGTACAAGAGCATATGCGTATTGGTTTATTGGATCCGAGATGGGTTGAACAGCGAGATAAACATATTCAAGAAAAGATTAATCAAGAATCTGTGTTCGCTCCGG GTACCGCTATCGAAGCTAGTTTGAAACAACTGGCCGAAAGACGTACCGATATTTTCGGTGTCGGCGACGAAGAAACAgcgattggtaaaaaaattggcgaaGAAGATGTTCGTAAAGATGACAAA ATCACATGGGATGGTCACACATCGAGCGTAGAAGCAGCCACCCGAGCTGCTCGAGCCAACATTACGATCGAAGACCAAATCCACCAGATCCATAAAGTAAAAGGTCTACTACCGGacgaagaaaaggaaaaaattggtccGAAACCGGTAGTCAGCGAGGCGTTCATATCCAAAGGACCTGTAGTCATTGCTGCTCCTCATGTTTCCAAAACTCCTCTCATCGGTACATTACCAAATGCAGTTGCACCGCCACCTATGCCGAAACCTCAGAATATTACGGCTGCGCCGCCGATGCCTCCGCAAAATAGACCTCTACCTCCGCCTCCTCCGCCTGGTATTTTACCTACTCCTGCAGCTCCTGTTATGCTTATACCCGGTGGTGTACCGCAGATGCAGGCTAGACCACCGCTGATGGGAGAATATG TACCTCAACATCAACAAGGTTTTCAAATGATGGCACCTGGAGGAAATCCTGTCCCTCAAGCTTATATTACTCCTCAACCGCCAATGGGAGCGCCTCCTATTCAG cctGGTATGAAACATCCGTTAGATAAGCCTGAAGAGGAACCTTTGGTGAAGAAACCTAGAACCGAAGAATCACTTGAACCAGAACGTGTCTTTTTGGAAaagtttctg GCTCAGGGACCTGTCAAGTTCAAAGTTGTTCTACCCAGCATGCCAGACAAGGCCGAATGGAAACTGAATGGACAAATCATAGAACTGAGTATGCCTCTCACCGATTCGATCGCTGTGATTAAAACCGAAATTCATAAATTAACTAGTATGCCAACCGGAAAACAAAAGCTGAATTgggaa GGTTTGTTCTTGAAAGATGCCAATTCATTAGCTTATTATAATATCACTCCGGCTACGGTGCTGCAACTACAGCTCAAAGAAAGAGGTGGCAGGAAGAAATGA
- the LOC135844307 gene encoding uncharacterized protein LOC135844307, producing the protein MDISYSTTLEWDFCTGVPTLQDLTIRSIIQKSWRDAIIQRRQCAKLDKLFNGMYAHITIDSKFQNVKISWSETKTNRQFVNSTTLTSLSEKIQMRMEQYADKLNEEFHIWKHHFDNIIRYVYVGFKKYDRVDNFYYSDDFIYDSYGSIDYTEITKKMWTCDEVGKELRFGFACEFCFEHEIKELWPSVATKLLISRLDEKIWNYSLLWYWVALLTNQLQKVPAHFGSSPHAMFIRFSFTKSAKEFFWKRITAFDNNQVDQVKCIGICFLNCKNPIVPVVLLKYWLPRMSDEFLKSLISLYGTYIITCMLPKILCREFVLPFWQRTCNMFNGDQFATFFVEFSETEDAHIKSICEQIWNIAPIEFKNHASNCIAAKIETERKNFSNSLGRLILLKCGKQNRCTY; encoded by the coding sequence ATGGACATCTCGTACAGTACTACGTTGGAATGGGATTTTTGCACGGGGGTGCCTACATTACAAGATCTTACCATACGCTCgattattcaaaaatcgtgGCGTGATGCGATCATTCAAAGACGTCAATGTGCAAAATTGGATAAGCTTTTCAATGGGATGTATGCACACATCACGATtgattcaaagtttcaaaacgtgaaGATATCTTGGAGTGAAACTAAGACGAATAGACAGTTCGTCAACTCCACAACTTTAACATCCTTAAGTGAGAAAATCCAAATGCGAATGGAGCAGTATGCTGATAAACTTAATGAAGAATTTCACATCTGGAAACATCATTTTGATAACATAATCCGGTATGTCTATGTAGGCTTTAAGAAATACGACCGTGTGGACAATTTCTATTATTCAGATGATTTTATATACGACTCGTATGGAAGCATCGACTACACTGAAATAACCAAGAAAATGTGGACGTGCGATGAAGTAGGAAAAGAACTGAGATTCGGTTTCGCTTGTGAATTTTGTTTCGAGCATGAAATCAAAGAGTTATGGCCTTCAGTAGCGACGAAATTACTGATCAGCCgtttagatgaaaaaatatggaattattcGTTGTTATGGTATTGGGTTGCTTTATTAACTAATCAGCTTCAAAAAGTACCTGCTCATTTTGGTAGCAGTCCTCATGCAATGTTTATTAGATTTTCATTCACGAAATCAGCGAAGGAGTTCTTCTGGAAACGTATCACCGCATTCGATAATAACCAGGTCGACCAAGTGAAATGCATTGGTATATGCTttctaaattgtaaaaatcctATCGTACCAGTAGTATTGTTGAAGTACTGGCTACCGAGAATGAGCGATGAATTCCTCAAGTCCCTTATATCGCTATATGGTACGTATATAATAACGTGcatgttgccaaaaattctttGTCGCGAATTCGTTTTGCCGTTTTGGCAGCGGACGTGCAACATGTTCAATGGCGATCAATTTGCtacattttttgtagaatttagtGAGACAGAAGATGCACATATCAAATCTATATGTGAACAaatttggaatatcgctccgattgaattcaaaaatcatgctTCGAATTGTATTGCAgctaaaattgaaactgaacgAAAGAATTTCAGCAATTCTTTGGGAAGattaattcttttaaaatgtgGTAAACAAAATCGATGTACCTACTGA